The Haladaptatus cibarius D43 genome window below encodes:
- a CDS encoding DEAD/DEAH box helicase, whose amino-acid sequence MSDQQAVGSAAFARLGDEVRSALSERGFSTPTEPQKRAIPPLADGNHGLVIAPTGTGKTETAMLPVLDSIAQAKPRFGISALYITPLRALNRDMRERLEWWGQTLDIDIDVRHGDTTDYQRQKQANNPPDVLVTTPETLQAMLTGSKLRVALEDVHHVVVDEVHELASAKRGAQLTTGLERLHELAGDFQRIGLSATVGDPAEVGKFLTGNRGCEIIEVDVGSKVEFRVHEPEIREADEELAGELMTNPDIASHVRAIRNIVENHDSTLVFVNTRQTAEALGSRFKELGANIEVHHGSLSKEARIDVEDRFKAGEIDALLCTSSMELGIDVGRIDHVVQYQSPREVARLLQRVGRAGHRMDEVSEGTIITSHPDDALESMAIARRAIEGDVEPAHIHHASLDTVANQIVGLVMDFGEIDARRAYEIVTRAYPFRNLSENEFKDVVRELKGNRLVWLDEEKDQIEKSGKTWQYFYANLSMIPDEETFEVYDMASGSQVGTLDERFVLNFAEPGEVFIQRGEMWRIAEIDEEESRVNVSPIEDPGGEVPSWVGEEIPVPFDVAQEVGEMRAVAGPQFERGAPREGVAAEFTNRYPTDQHTAESALDGIDRQAEAETPIPTGDRLVVEYAAGKIVVNACFGHKVNETLGRVLSSLVGQRTGSSVGMEIDPYRIELDVPANVDGREVISVFEETDPEHVGPLIELSLKRSDTLKFTLAQVAAKFGSLNRWEGQGQFSMGRLLGALEATPMYDEAVREVFHDDLEVGKAEEILERIRSGDIEVVTVGGRTPVGSGGRSSGRELLAPENADASVIETVRERIRNDEMLLFCLHCQDWRRKTTVKKIDDQPKCIHCGSTRIAALNPWADEVLKAVRAEEKDDEQEKMTKRAYKSANLVQSHGKQAIIALAARGVGPQNAARIIAKLRENEDDFYRDILSKERQYARTQAFWD is encoded by the coding sequence ATGAGCGACCAGCAGGCCGTGGGTTCTGCGGCCTTCGCGCGACTCGGGGACGAGGTTCGGTCGGCGCTCTCGGAACGCGGTTTTTCGACGCCGACCGAACCACAAAAACGCGCGATTCCGCCCCTCGCCGATGGAAATCACGGATTGGTTATCGCACCCACCGGGACTGGGAAGACCGAGACGGCGATGTTGCCCGTGCTGGATTCCATCGCACAGGCGAAGCCCCGATTCGGCATCTCGGCGCTCTACATCACGCCGCTTCGGGCGCTGAACCGCGACATGCGCGAGCGACTGGAATGGTGGGGCCAGACGCTCGACATCGACATCGACGTGCGCCACGGCGACACCACGGATTATCAACGTCAGAAACAGGCAAACAACCCGCCGGACGTGCTGGTGACGACGCCGGAAACCCTACAGGCGATGTTGACCGGGTCGAAACTGCGAGTCGCGCTCGAAGACGTTCACCACGTCGTCGTGGACGAGGTTCACGAACTCGCCAGCGCGAAACGGGGGGCGCAGTTGACCACCGGGTTGGAGCGCCTGCACGAACTGGCGGGGGATTTCCAGCGAATCGGCCTCTCTGCGACAGTCGGCGACCCGGCGGAAGTAGGCAAATTCCTCACCGGAAATCGAGGGTGTGAGATAATCGAAGTGGACGTTGGGAGCAAAGTCGAATTTCGGGTTCACGAACCCGAAATTCGGGAGGCGGACGAAGAGTTGGCTGGCGAGTTGATGACCAACCCGGACATCGCCAGCCACGTCCGGGCGATTCGGAACATCGTGGAAAACCACGATTCGACGCTGGTGTTCGTCAACACGCGCCAGACGGCAGAAGCGTTGGGGTCGCGGTTCAAGGAACTCGGCGCGAACATCGAAGTCCACCACGGAAGTCTTTCGAAGGAAGCCAGAATCGACGTGGAAGACCGTTTCAAAGCGGGCGAGATTGATGCATTGCTCTGTACGTCCTCGATGGAACTCGGCATCGACGTAGGGCGAATCGACCACGTCGTGCAGTACCAGAGTCCGCGGGAGGTCGCCCGCCTGCTTCAGCGCGTCGGACGGGCAGGACACCGAATGGACGAGGTGTCGGAAGGAACCATCATCACGTCACACCCCGACGACGCGCTGGAGTCGATGGCAATCGCTCGGCGAGCAATCGAAGGCGATGTGGAACCGGCGCACATCCATCATGCGAGTCTCGACACGGTTGCGAACCAAATCGTCGGATTGGTGATGGACTTCGGCGAAATCGACGCCCGCCGAGCCTACGAAATCGTCACCCGGGCGTATCCGTTCCGCAATCTGTCTGAAAACGAGTTCAAGGACGTGGTTCGGGAACTGAAGGGGAATCGGTTGGTGTGGCTGGACGAAGAGAAAGACCAAATCGAGAAGTCCGGCAAAACGTGGCAGTACTTCTACGCCAACCTCTCGATGATTCCCGACGAGGAAACCTTCGAAGTGTACGACATGGCCAGCGGGTCGCAGGTCGGCACTTTGGACGAGCGATTCGTCCTCAACTTCGCGGAACCGGGGGAGGTGTTCATCCAGCGCGGCGAGATGTGGCGCATCGCGGAAATCGACGAGGAAGAGAGTCGCGTCAACGTCTCGCCAATCGAAGACCCCGGCGGGGAAGTGCCGTCGTGGGTCGGCGAGGAAATTCCGGTTCCCTTCGACGTAGCCCAAGAAGTTGGCGAAATGCGAGCGGTGGCGGGGCCACAGTTCGAGCGCGGAGCGCCCCGAGAAGGGGTAGCGGCGGAGTTCACGAACCGCTATCCGACCGACCAACACACTGCGGAATCCGCACTGGACGGAATCGACCGACAGGCAGAAGCCGAGACACCGATTCCGACGGGCGACCGACTCGTCGTGGAGTACGCCGCCGGAAAAATCGTCGTCAATGCCTGCTTCGGCCACAAAGTGAACGAAACGCTCGGGCGCGTCCTCTCGTCCCTCGTCGGCCAGCGAACCGGGTCGTCGGTCGGGATGGAAATTGACCCCTACCGAATCGAGTTAGACGTTCCGGCGAACGTGGACGGTCGAGAGGTTATTTCGGTGTTCGAAGAAACAGACCCGGAACACGTCGGCCCGCTCATCGAACTTTCGCTCAAGCGGTCGGACACCCTCAAATTCACCCTTGCGCAGGTCGCCGCGAAATTCGGCTCCCTGAATCGCTGGGAGGGACAGGGACAGTTCTCGATGGGTCGTCTGCTCGGCGCGCTGGAAGCTACCCCCATGTACGACGAAGCAGTGAGAGAGGTGTTCCACGACGACCTCGAAGTCGGGAAAGCAGAGGAGATTCTGGAGCGGATTCGGTCGGGCGACATCGAAGTCGTCACCGTCGGCGGCAGAACCCCTGTCGGAAGCGGCGGACGCTCCTCCGGGCGGGAACTCCTCGCACCGGAAAACGCCGACGCCAGCGTCATCGAAACCGTTCGGGAGCGAATCCGCAACGACGAGATGCTCCTCTTTTGCTTGCACTGTCAGGACTGGCGGCGGAAGACGACGGTGAAGAAAATCGACGACCAACCTAAATGCATCCACTGCGGTTCGACGCGAATCGCCGCGCTCAATCCGTGGGCCGACGAGGTGCTCAAAGCGGTTCGGGCCGAGGAGAAAGACGACGAACAGGAGAAGATGACCAAACGTGCCTACAAATCCGCCAACCTCGTCCAGAGCCACGGAAAGCAGGCGATTATCGCGCTCGCGGCCCGCGGCGTCGGCCCGCAGAACGCCGCGCGAATCATCGCCAAACTGCGCGAAAACGAGGACGACTTCTATCGAGATATTCTCTCGAAGGAGCGCCAGTACGCCCGGACGCAGGCGTTTTGGGACTGA
- a CDS encoding Lrp/AsnC family transcriptional regulator, translated as MTDAFVHISAESTSVLHAAREVAEIEEVTSAHVVTGEYDVIAQIELNDLDDLPHVVAEKIQNAPPVEGTVTSVAYEAE; from the coding sequence ATGACTGATGCATTCGTTCACATCAGCGCCGAATCGACATCCGTCCTGCACGCCGCGCGCGAAGTCGCCGAAATCGAGGAGGTGACCTCGGCGCACGTCGTCACGGGCGAATACGACGTTATCGCGCAAATCGAACTCAACGACCTTGACGACCTACCCCACGTCGTCGCCGAGAAGATTCAGAACGCACCGCCAGTCGAAGGAACGGTGACGAGCGTGGCCTACGAAGCAGAGTAG
- a CDS encoding pyroglutamyl-peptidase I family protein: MTHLLTGYEPFGDHDENPSAMVARELDGEQVAGHEISSHVLPVEFDRTAGEMQSLIKTHDPTAIVATGLAAGRAGISVERIGINVNDCGSTPDNADAEPRNERIRPDNQAGYFATLPIVSVVEELLERGIPAHVSNTAGTHLCNNILYSTRAYLEAKKLNIPMGFVHLPCTPGMAAQQVHDGNGTSGASVQPSLSLSMQAEAIRRTFKVTVNG, translated from the coding sequence ATGACACACCTCCTAACCGGCTACGAACCGTTCGGCGACCACGACGAAAACCCGAGCGCGATGGTCGCCCGAGAACTCGACGGCGAGCAAGTTGCGGGGCACGAAATTTCGAGTCACGTCCTCCCCGTCGAGTTCGACAGAACCGCAGGCGAGATGCAGAGCCTCATCAAAACTCACGACCCGACTGCAATCGTCGCAACCGGCCTCGCGGCAGGACGTGCGGGAATCAGCGTCGAACGCATCGGTATCAACGTCAACGACTGCGGAAGCACGCCCGACAACGCCGACGCGGAACCGCGAAATGAACGCATTCGACCGGACAATCAGGCGGGCTACTTCGCCACGCTTCCCATCGTTTCGGTTGTCGAGGAATTGCTCGAGCGCGGGATTCCAGCACACGTCTCGAACACCGCCGGAACCCACCTCTGCAACAATATTCTCTACTCGACGCGGGCGTATCTGGAAGCCAAAAAATTGAATATTCCGATGGGATTCGTCCACCTCCCCTGCACGCCCGGCATGGCCGCACAGCAAGTCCACGACGGGAACGGAACCAGTGGTGCTTCCGTACAACCGAGTTTGTCGCTTTCGATGCAAGCCGAGGCGATTCGACGGACGTTCAAAGTAACTGTGAATGGCTGA